The following coding sequences are from one Acipenser ruthenus chromosome 7, fAciRut3.2 maternal haplotype, whole genome shotgun sequence window:
- the LOC131737566 gene encoding traB domain-containing protein-like isoform X8, producing MEEEQSGEDLSCCPTSPASSQEEIHSLPALPPNLSDQDAMQLLWEVKMQRRQQCPDLPETVSRLQGEDGSVVYLVGTAHFSESSKQDVVRTIQAVQPDVVLVELCQYRVSMLKMDEKTLLKEAKEINLEKVQQAIKQNGVMSGLMQILLLKVSAHITEQLGMAPGGEFREAFREAGKVPFCKFHLGDRPIPVTFKRAIAALSLWQKMKLAWGLCFLSDPISKEDVEKCKQKDLLEQTMSEMIGEFPDLHRTIVAERDIYLTYMLKQAAQRVELPALQEKVPAVVVGVVGMGHVPGIERNWDTPLNIQEIMSVAPPSLSSTVVKTVLKGSVLGILGYACYRAGSGVGRVLLSVPVVQTFMRRFVPSGP from the exons ATGGAAGAGGAGCAGAGTGGAGAG gaccTGTCTTGTTGTCCAACCTCCCCAGCATCGTCACAGGAGGAGATTCACAGCCTCCCTGCCCTCCCCCCGAACCTCT CGGATCAGGATGCGATGCAGCTGCTGTGGGAGGTGAAGATGCAGCGCCGGCAGCAGTGTCCGGATCTCCCCGAGACAGTGTCGCGGCTGCAGGGGGAGGACGGCAGCGTGGTGTACCTGGTCGGGACGGCACACTTCAGCGAGAGCAGCAAGCAAGACGTGGTCCGG ACGATCCAGGCGGTGCAGCCGGACGTGGTTCTGGTTGAGCTGTGTCAGTACAGAGTCTCTATGCTGAAAATGGATGAGAAAACGCTGCTGAAGGAGGCCAAAGAAATCAACCTGGAGAAGGTGCAGCAAGCCATCAAGCAG aatggAGTGATGTCAGGGCTGATGCAGATCCTGCTTCTCAAGGTGTCGGCTCACATCACAGAGCAGCTGGGCATGGCGCCAGGGGGGGAGTTCAGGGAGGCCTTCAGAGAG GCTGGCAAGGTGCCCTTCTGTAAGTTCCACCTGGGGGACCGGCCCATTCCTGTCACCTTCAAGAGAGCCATCGCAGCGCTGTCCCTGTGGCAGAAAATGAAGCTGGCCTGGGGGCTGTGCTTCCTCTCCGACCCCATCAG TAAGGAGGATGTTGAGAAGTGTAAGCAGAAGGACTTGCTGGAGCAGACCATGTCAGAGATGATCGGGGAGTTCCCTGACCTGCACCGCACCATCGTGGCTGAGAGAGACATCTACCTCACCTACATGCTGAAACAGGCAGCCCAGAGAGTGGAGCTCCCTGCACTGcaagaga AGGTCCCGGCAGTGGTGGTGGGCGTGGTCGGGATGGGTCACGTTCCTGGGATTGAGAGAAACTGGGATACACCACTCAACATCCAGGAGATCATGAG TGTCGCGCCCCCCTCCCTCTCCAGCACTGTGGTGAAGACGGTTCTGAAGGGCTCGGTTCTGGGGATTCTGGGATACGCGTGTTACCGGGCCGGCTCTGGCGTGGGTCGAGTTCTGCTGTCAGTGCCGGTGGTCCAGACCTTCATGAGACGCTTCGTGCCCAGTGGGCCCTGA
- the LOC131737566 gene encoding traB domain-containing protein-like isoform X4 produces MEEQQSGEVNVSAVLIRGAAQETDPTMEEQQSGADLSCCPTSPASSQEEIHSLPALPPNLSDQDAMQLLWEVKMQRRQQCPDLPETVSRLQGEDGSVVYLVGTAHFSESSKQDVVRTIQAVQPDVVLVELCQYRVSMLKMDEKTLLKEAKEINLEKVQQAIKQNGVMSGLMQILLLKVSAHITEQLGMAPGGEFREAFREAGKVPFCKFHLGDRPIPVTFKRAIAALSLWQKMKLAWGLCFLSDPISKEDVEKCKQKDLLEQTMSEMIGEFPDLHRTIVAERDIYLTYMLKQAAQRVELPALQEKVPAVVVGVVGMGHVPGIERNWDTPLNIQEIMSVAPPSLSSTVVKTVLKGSVLGILGYACYRAGSGVGRVLLSVPVVQTFMRRFVPSGP; encoded by the exons ATGGAAGAGCAGCAGAGTGGAGAGGTGAATGTGAGTGCAGTGCTGATCAGGGGGGCCGCTCAGGAGACCGACCCCACCATGGAAGAACAGCAGAGTGGAGCG gaccTGTCTTGTTGTCCAACCTCCCCAGCATCGTCACAGGAGGAGATTCACAGCCTCCCTGCCCTCCCCCCGAACCTCT CGGATCAGGATGCGATGCAGCTGCTGTGGGAGGTGAAGATGCAGCGCCGGCAGCAGTGTCCGGATCTCCCCGAGACAGTGTCGCGGCTGCAGGGGGAGGACGGCAGCGTGGTGTACCTGGTCGGGACGGCACACTTCAGCGAGAGCAGCAAGCAAGACGTGGTCCGG ACGATCCAGGCGGTGCAGCCGGACGTGGTTCTGGTTGAGCTGTGTCAGTACAGAGTCTCTATGCTGAAAATGGATGAGAAAACGCTGCTGAAGGAGGCCAAAGAAATCAACCTGGAGAAGGTGCAGCAAGCCATCAAGCAG aatggAGTGATGTCAGGGCTGATGCAGATCCTGCTTCTCAAGGTGTCGGCTCACATCACAGAGCAGCTGGGCATGGCGCCAGGGGGGGAGTTCAGGGAGGCCTTCAGAGAG GCTGGCAAGGTGCCCTTCTGTAAGTTCCACCTGGGGGACCGGCCCATTCCTGTCACCTTCAAGAGAGCCATCGCAGCGCTGTCCCTGTGGCAGAAAATGAAGCTGGCCTGGGGGCTGTGCTTCCTCTCCGACCCCATCAG TAAGGAGGATGTTGAGAAGTGTAAGCAGAAGGACTTGCTGGAGCAGACCATGTCAGAGATGATCGGGGAGTTCCCTGACCTGCACCGCACCATCGTGGCTGAGAGAGACATCTACCTCACCTACATGCTGAAACAGGCAGCCCAGAGAGTGGAGCTCCCTGCACTGcaagaga AGGTCCCGGCAGTGGTGGTGGGCGTGGTCGGGATGGGTCACGTTCCTGGGATTGAGAGAAACTGGGATACACCACTCAACATCCAGGAGATCATGAG TGTCGCGCCCCCCTCCCTCTCCAGCACTGTGGTGAAGACGGTTCTGAAGGGCTCGGTTCTGGGGATTCTGGGATACGCGTGTTACCGGGCCGGCTCTGGCGTGGGTCGAGTTCTGCTGTCAGTGCCGGTGGTCCAGACCTTCATGAGACGCTTCGTGCCCAGTGGGCCCTGA
- the LOC131737566 gene encoding traB domain-containing protein-like isoform X1 yields the protein MEEEHSGEVSVSAVLIRGAAQETDPTMEEEHSGEVSVSAVLIRGAAQETDPTMEEQQSGADLSCCPTSPASSQEEIHSLPALPPNLSDQDAMQLLWEVKMQRRQQCPDLPETVSRLQGEDGSVVYLVGTAHFSESSKQDVVRTIQAVQPDVVLVELCQYRVSMLKMDEKTLLKEAKEINLEKVQQAIKQNGVMSGLMQILLLKVSAHITEQLGMAPGGEFREAFREAGKVPFCKFHLGDRPIPVTFKRAIAALSLWQKMKLAWGLCFLSDPISKEDVEKCKQKDLLEQTMSEMIGEFPDLHRTIVAERDIYLTYMLKQAAQRVELPALQEKVPAVVVGVVGMGHVPGIERNWDTPLNIQEIMSVAPPSLSSTVVKTVLKGSVLGILGYACYRAGSGVGRVLLSVPVVQTFMRRFVPSGP from the exons ATGGAAGAGGAGCACAGTGGAGAGGTGAGTGTGAGTGCAGTGCTGATCAGGGGGGCCGCTCAGGAGACCGACCCCACCATGGAAGAGGAGCACAGTGGAGAGGTGAGTGTGAGTGCAGTGCTGATCAGGGGGGCCGCTCAGGAGACCGACCCCACCATGGAAGAACAGCAGAGTGGAGCG gaccTGTCTTGTTGTCCAACCTCCCCAGCATCGTCACAGGAGGAGATTCACAGCCTCCCTGCCCTCCCCCCGAACCTCT CGGATCAGGATGCGATGCAGCTGCTGTGGGAGGTGAAGATGCAGCGCCGGCAGCAGTGTCCGGATCTCCCCGAGACAGTGTCGCGGCTGCAGGGGGAGGACGGCAGCGTGGTGTACCTGGTCGGGACGGCACACTTCAGCGAGAGCAGCAAGCAAGACGTGGTCCGG ACGATCCAGGCGGTGCAGCCGGACGTGGTTCTGGTTGAGCTGTGTCAGTACAGAGTCTCTATGCTGAAAATGGATGAGAAAACGCTGCTGAAGGAGGCCAAAGAAATCAACCTGGAGAAGGTGCAGCAAGCCATCAAGCAG aatggAGTGATGTCAGGGCTGATGCAGATCCTGCTTCTCAAGGTGTCGGCTCACATCACAGAGCAGCTGGGCATGGCGCCAGGGGGGGAGTTCAGGGAGGCCTTCAGAGAG GCTGGCAAGGTGCCCTTCTGTAAGTTCCACCTGGGGGACCGGCCCATTCCTGTCACCTTCAAGAGAGCCATCGCAGCGCTGTCCCTGTGGCAGAAAATGAAGCTGGCCTGGGGGCTGTGCTTCCTCTCCGACCCCATCAG TAAGGAGGATGTTGAGAAGTGTAAGCAGAAGGACTTGCTGGAGCAGACCATGTCAGAGATGATCGGGGAGTTCCCTGACCTGCACCGCACCATCGTGGCTGAGAGAGACATCTACCTCACCTACATGCTGAAACAGGCAGCCCAGAGAGTGGAGCTCCCTGCACTGcaagaga AGGTCCCGGCAGTGGTGGTGGGCGTGGTCGGGATGGGTCACGTTCCTGGGATTGAGAGAAACTGGGATACACCACTCAACATCCAGGAGATCATGAG TGTCGCGCCCCCCTCCCTCTCCAGCACTGTGGTGAAGACGGTTCTGAAGGGCTCGGTTCTGGGGATTCTGGGATACGCGTGTTACCGGGCCGGCTCTGGCGTGGGTCGAGTTCTGCTGTCAGTGCCGGTGGTCCAGACCTTCATGAGACGCTTCGTGCCCAGTGGGCCCTGA
- the LOC131737566 gene encoding traB domain-containing protein-like isoform X7: MEEEQSGAVSVSAVLIRGVAQETDPTMEEQQSGADLSCCPTSPASSQEEIHSLPALPPNLSDQDAMQLLWEVKMQRRQQCPDLPETVSRLQGEDGSVVYLVGTAHFSESSKQDVVRTIQAVQPDVVLVELCQYRVSMLKMDEKTLLKEAKEINLEKVQQAIKQNGVMSGLMQILLLKVSAHITEQLGMAPGGEFREAFREAGKVPFCKFHLGDRPIPVTFKRAIAALSLWQKMKLAWGLCFLSDPISKEDVEKCKQKDLLEQTMSEMIGEFPDLHRTIVAERDIYLTYMLKQAAQRVELPALQEKVPAVVVGVVGMGHVPGIERNWDTPLNIQEIMSVAPPSLSSTVVKTVLKGSVLGILGYACYRAGSGVGRVLLSVPVVQTFMRRFVPSGP; the protein is encoded by the exons ATGGAAGAGGAGCAGAGTGGAGCGGTGAGTGTGAGTGCAGTGCTGATCAGGGGAGTCGCTCAGGAGACCGACCCCACCATGGAAGAGCAGCAGAGTGGAGCG gaccTGTCTTGTTGTCCAACCTCCCCAGCATCGTCACAGGAGGAGATTCACAGCCTCCCTGCCCTCCCCCCGAACCTCT CGGATCAGGATGCGATGCAGCTGCTGTGGGAGGTGAAGATGCAGCGCCGGCAGCAGTGTCCGGATCTCCCCGAGACAGTGTCGCGGCTGCAGGGGGAGGACGGCAGCGTGGTGTACCTGGTCGGGACGGCACACTTCAGCGAGAGCAGCAAGCAAGACGTGGTCCGG ACGATCCAGGCGGTGCAGCCGGACGTGGTTCTGGTTGAGCTGTGTCAGTACAGAGTCTCTATGCTGAAAATGGATGAGAAAACGCTGCTGAAGGAGGCCAAAGAAATCAACCTGGAGAAGGTGCAGCAAGCCATCAAGCAG aatggAGTGATGTCAGGGCTGATGCAGATCCTGCTTCTCAAGGTGTCGGCTCACATCACAGAGCAGCTGGGCATGGCGCCAGGGGGGGAGTTCAGGGAGGCCTTCAGAGAG GCTGGCAAGGTGCCCTTCTGTAAGTTCCACCTGGGGGACCGGCCCATTCCTGTCACCTTCAAGAGAGCCATCGCAGCGCTGTCCCTGTGGCAGAAAATGAAGCTGGCCTGGGGGCTGTGCTTCCTCTCCGACCCCATCAG TAAGGAGGATGTTGAGAAGTGTAAGCAGAAGGACTTGCTGGAGCAGACCATGTCAGAGATGATCGGGGAGTTCCCTGACCTGCACCGCACCATCGTGGCTGAGAGAGACATCTACCTCACCTACATGCTGAAACAGGCAGCCCAGAGAGTGGAGCTCCCTGCACTGcaagaga AGGTCCCGGCAGTGGTGGTGGGCGTGGTCGGGATGGGTCACGTTCCTGGGATTGAGAGAAACTGGGATACACCACTCAACATCCAGGAGATCATGAG TGTCGCGCCCCCCTCCCTCTCCAGCACTGTGGTGAAGACGGTTCTGAAGGGCTCGGTTCTGGGGATTCTGGGATACGCGTGTTACCGGGCCGGCTCTGGCGTGGGTCGAGTTCTGCTGTCAGTGCCGGTGGTCCAGACCTTCATGAGACGCTTCGTGCCCAGTGGGCCCTGA
- the LOC131737566 gene encoding traB domain-containing protein-like isoform X3: protein MEEEQSGAVSVSAVLIRGVAQETDPTMEEQQSGAVSVSAVLIRGAAQETDPTMEEEHSGADLSCCPTSPASSQEEIHSLPALPPNLSDQDAMQLLWEVKMQRRQQCPDLPETVSRLQGEDGSVVYLVGTAHFSESSKQDVVRTIQAVQPDVVLVELCQYRVSMLKMDEKTLLKEAKEINLEKVQQAIKQNGVMSGLMQILLLKVSAHITEQLGMAPGGEFREAFREAGKVPFCKFHLGDRPIPVTFKRAIAALSLWQKMKLAWGLCFLSDPISKEDVEKCKQKDLLEQTMSEMIGEFPDLHRTIVAERDIYLTYMLKQAAQRVELPALQEKVPAVVVGVVGMGHVPGIERNWDTPLNIQEIMSVAPPSLSSTVVKTVLKGSVLGILGYACYRAGSGVGRVLLSVPVVQTFMRRFVPSGP from the exons ATGGAAGAGGAGCAGAGTGGAGCGGTGAGTGTGAGTGCAGTGCTGATCAGGGGAGTCGCTCAGGAGACCGACCCCACCATGGAAGAGCAGCAGAGTGGAGCGGTGAGTGTGAGTGCAGTGCTGATCAGGGGGGCCGCTCAGGAGACCGACCCCACCATGGAAGAGGAGCACAGTGGAGCG gaccTGTCTTGTTGTCCAACCTCCCCAGCATCGTCACAGGAGGAGATTCACAGCCTCCCTGCCCTCCCCCCGAACCTCT CGGATCAGGATGCGATGCAGCTGCTGTGGGAGGTGAAGATGCAGCGCCGGCAGCAGTGTCCGGATCTCCCCGAGACAGTGTCGCGGCTGCAGGGGGAGGACGGCAGCGTGGTGTACCTGGTCGGGACGGCACACTTCAGCGAGAGCAGCAAGCAAGACGTGGTCCGG ACGATCCAGGCGGTGCAGCCGGACGTGGTTCTGGTTGAGCTGTGTCAGTACAGAGTCTCTATGCTGAAAATGGATGAGAAAACGCTGCTGAAGGAGGCCAAAGAAATCAACCTGGAGAAGGTGCAGCAAGCCATCAAGCAG aatggAGTGATGTCAGGGCTGATGCAGATCCTGCTTCTCAAGGTGTCGGCTCACATCACAGAGCAGCTGGGCATGGCGCCAGGGGGGGAGTTCAGGGAGGCCTTCAGAGAG GCTGGCAAGGTGCCCTTCTGTAAGTTCCACCTGGGGGACCGGCCCATTCCTGTCACCTTCAAGAGAGCCATCGCAGCGCTGTCCCTGTGGCAGAAAATGAAGCTGGCCTGGGGGCTGTGCTTCCTCTCCGACCCCATCAG TAAGGAGGATGTTGAGAAGTGTAAGCAGAAGGACTTGCTGGAGCAGACCATGTCAGAGATGATCGGGGAGTTCCCTGACCTGCACCGCACCATCGTGGCTGAGAGAGACATCTACCTCACCTACATGCTGAAACAGGCAGCCCAGAGAGTGGAGCTCCCTGCACTGcaagaga AGGTCCCGGCAGTGGTGGTGGGCGTGGTCGGGATGGGTCACGTTCCTGGGATTGAGAGAAACTGGGATACACCACTCAACATCCAGGAGATCATGAG TGTCGCGCCCCCCTCCCTCTCCAGCACTGTGGTGAAGACGGTTCTGAAGGGCTCGGTTCTGGGGATTCTGGGATACGCGTGTTACCGGGCCGGCTCTGGCGTGGGTCGAGTTCTGCTGTCAGTGCCGGTGGTCCAGACCTTCATGAGACGCTTCGTGCCCAGTGGGCCCTGA
- the LOC131737566 gene encoding traB domain-containing protein-like isoform X5 translates to MEEEQSGEVSVSAVLIRGAAQETDPTMEEEQSGEDLSCCPTSPASSQEEIHSLPALPPNLSDQDAMQLLWEVKMQRRQQCPDLPETVSRLQGEDGSVVYLVGTAHFSESSKQDVVRTIQAVQPDVVLVELCQYRVSMLKMDEKTLLKEAKEINLEKVQQAIKQNGVMSGLMQILLLKVSAHITEQLGMAPGGEFREAFREAGKVPFCKFHLGDRPIPVTFKRAIAALSLWQKMKLAWGLCFLSDPISKEDVEKCKQKDLLEQTMSEMIGEFPDLHRTIVAERDIYLTYMLKQAAQRVELPALQEKVPAVVVGVVGMGHVPGIERNWDTPLNIQEIMSVAPPSLSSTVVKTVLKGSVLGILGYACYRAGSGVGRVLLSVPVVQTFMRRFVPSGP, encoded by the exons ATGGAAGAGGAGCAGAGTGGAGAGGTGAGTGTGAGTGCAGTGCTGATCAGGGGGGCCGCTCAGGAGACCGACCCCACCATGGAAGAGGAGCAGAGTGGAGAG gaccTGTCTTGTTGTCCAACCTCCCCAGCATCGTCACAGGAGGAGATTCACAGCCTCCCTGCCCTCCCCCCGAACCTCT CGGATCAGGATGCGATGCAGCTGCTGTGGGAGGTGAAGATGCAGCGCCGGCAGCAGTGTCCGGATCTCCCCGAGACAGTGTCGCGGCTGCAGGGGGAGGACGGCAGCGTGGTGTACCTGGTCGGGACGGCACACTTCAGCGAGAGCAGCAAGCAAGACGTGGTCCGG ACGATCCAGGCGGTGCAGCCGGACGTGGTTCTGGTTGAGCTGTGTCAGTACAGAGTCTCTATGCTGAAAATGGATGAGAAAACGCTGCTGAAGGAGGCCAAAGAAATCAACCTGGAGAAGGTGCAGCAAGCCATCAAGCAG aatggAGTGATGTCAGGGCTGATGCAGATCCTGCTTCTCAAGGTGTCGGCTCACATCACAGAGCAGCTGGGCATGGCGCCAGGGGGGGAGTTCAGGGAGGCCTTCAGAGAG GCTGGCAAGGTGCCCTTCTGTAAGTTCCACCTGGGGGACCGGCCCATTCCTGTCACCTTCAAGAGAGCCATCGCAGCGCTGTCCCTGTGGCAGAAAATGAAGCTGGCCTGGGGGCTGTGCTTCCTCTCCGACCCCATCAG TAAGGAGGATGTTGAGAAGTGTAAGCAGAAGGACTTGCTGGAGCAGACCATGTCAGAGATGATCGGGGAGTTCCCTGACCTGCACCGCACCATCGTGGCTGAGAGAGACATCTACCTCACCTACATGCTGAAACAGGCAGCCCAGAGAGTGGAGCTCCCTGCACTGcaagaga AGGTCCCGGCAGTGGTGGTGGGCGTGGTCGGGATGGGTCACGTTCCTGGGATTGAGAGAAACTGGGATACACCACTCAACATCCAGGAGATCATGAG TGTCGCGCCCCCCTCCCTCTCCAGCACTGTGGTGAAGACGGTTCTGAAGGGCTCGGTTCTGGGGATTCTGGGATACGCGTGTTACCGGGCCGGCTCTGGCGTGGGTCGAGTTCTGCTGTCAGTGCCGGTGGTCCAGACCTTCATGAGACGCTTCGTGCCCAGTGGGCCCTGA
- the LOC131737566 gene encoding traB domain-containing protein-like isoform X2, with translation MEEEHSGEVSVSAVLIRGAAQETDPTMEEEQSGEVSVSAVLIRGVAQETDPTMEEEQSGADLSCCPTSPASSQEEIHSLPALPPNLSDQDAMQLLWEVKMQRRQQCPDLPETVSRLQGEDGSVVYLVGTAHFSESSKQDVVRTIQAVQPDVVLVELCQYRVSMLKMDEKTLLKEAKEINLEKVQQAIKQNGVMSGLMQILLLKVSAHITEQLGMAPGGEFREAFREAGKVPFCKFHLGDRPIPVTFKRAIAALSLWQKMKLAWGLCFLSDPISKEDVEKCKQKDLLEQTMSEMIGEFPDLHRTIVAERDIYLTYMLKQAAQRVELPALQEKVPAVVVGVVGMGHVPGIERNWDTPLNIQEIMSVAPPSLSSTVVKTVLKGSVLGILGYACYRAGSGVGRVLLSVPVVQTFMRRFVPSGP, from the exons ATGGAAGAGGAGCACAGTGGAGAGGTGAGTGTGAGTGCAGTGCTGATCAGGGGGGCCGCTCAGGAGACCGACCCCACCATGGAAGAGGAGCAGAGTGGAGAGGTGAGTGTGAGTGCAGTGCTGATCAGGGGAGTCGCTCAGGAGACCGACCCCACCATGGAAGAGGAGCAGAGTGGAGCG gaccTGTCTTGTTGTCCAACCTCCCCAGCATCGTCACAGGAGGAGATTCACAGCCTCCCTGCCCTCCCCCCGAACCTCT CGGATCAGGATGCGATGCAGCTGCTGTGGGAGGTGAAGATGCAGCGCCGGCAGCAGTGTCCGGATCTCCCCGAGACAGTGTCGCGGCTGCAGGGGGAGGACGGCAGCGTGGTGTACCTGGTCGGGACGGCACACTTCAGCGAGAGCAGCAAGCAAGACGTGGTCCGG ACGATCCAGGCGGTGCAGCCGGACGTGGTTCTGGTTGAGCTGTGTCAGTACAGAGTCTCTATGCTGAAAATGGATGAGAAAACGCTGCTGAAGGAGGCCAAAGAAATCAACCTGGAGAAGGTGCAGCAAGCCATCAAGCAG aatggAGTGATGTCAGGGCTGATGCAGATCCTGCTTCTCAAGGTGTCGGCTCACATCACAGAGCAGCTGGGCATGGCGCCAGGGGGGGAGTTCAGGGAGGCCTTCAGAGAG GCTGGCAAGGTGCCCTTCTGTAAGTTCCACCTGGGGGACCGGCCCATTCCTGTCACCTTCAAGAGAGCCATCGCAGCGCTGTCCCTGTGGCAGAAAATGAAGCTGGCCTGGGGGCTGTGCTTCCTCTCCGACCCCATCAG TAAGGAGGATGTTGAGAAGTGTAAGCAGAAGGACTTGCTGGAGCAGACCATGTCAGAGATGATCGGGGAGTTCCCTGACCTGCACCGCACCATCGTGGCTGAGAGAGACATCTACCTCACCTACATGCTGAAACAGGCAGCCCAGAGAGTGGAGCTCCCTGCACTGcaagaga AGGTCCCGGCAGTGGTGGTGGGCGTGGTCGGGATGGGTCACGTTCCTGGGATTGAGAGAAACTGGGATACACCACTCAACATCCAGGAGATCATGAG TGTCGCGCCCCCCTCCCTCTCCAGCACTGTGGTGAAGACGGTTCTGAAGGGCTCGGTTCTGGGGATTCTGGGATACGCGTGTTACCGGGCCGGCTCTGGCGTGGGTCGAGTTCTGCTGTCAGTGCCGGTGGTCCAGACCTTCATGAGACGCTTCGTGCCCAGTGGGCCCTGA
- the LOC131737566 gene encoding traB domain-containing protein-like isoform X6, whose product MEEEHSGEVSVSAVLIRGAAQETDPTMEEEHSGEDLSCCPTSPASSQEEIHSLPALPPNLSDQDAMQLLWEVKMQRRQQCPDLPETVSRLQGEDGSVVYLVGTAHFSESSKQDVVRTIQAVQPDVVLVELCQYRVSMLKMDEKTLLKEAKEINLEKVQQAIKQNGVMSGLMQILLLKVSAHITEQLGMAPGGEFREAFREAGKVPFCKFHLGDRPIPVTFKRAIAALSLWQKMKLAWGLCFLSDPISKEDVEKCKQKDLLEQTMSEMIGEFPDLHRTIVAERDIYLTYMLKQAAQRVELPALQEKVPAVVVGVVGMGHVPGIERNWDTPLNIQEIMSVAPPSLSSTVVKTVLKGSVLGILGYACYRAGSGVGRVLLSVPVVQTFMRRFVPSGP is encoded by the exons ATGGAAGAGGAGCACAGTGGAGAGGTGAGTGTGAGTGCAGTGCTGATCAGGGGGGCCGCTCAGGAGACCGACCCCACCATGGAAGAGGAGCACAGTGGAGAG gaccTGTCTTGTTGTCCAACCTCCCCAGCATCGTCACAGGAGGAGATTCACAGCCTCCCTGCCCTCCCCCCGAACCTCT CGGATCAGGATGCGATGCAGCTGCTGTGGGAGGTGAAGATGCAGCGCCGGCAGCAGTGTCCGGATCTCCCCGAGACAGTGTCGCGGCTGCAGGGGGAGGACGGCAGCGTGGTGTACCTGGTCGGGACGGCACACTTCAGCGAGAGCAGCAAGCAAGACGTGGTCCGG ACGATCCAGGCGGTGCAGCCGGACGTGGTTCTGGTTGAGCTGTGTCAGTACAGAGTCTCTATGCTGAAAATGGATGAGAAAACGCTGCTGAAGGAGGCCAAAGAAATCAACCTGGAGAAGGTGCAGCAAGCCATCAAGCAG aatggAGTGATGTCAGGGCTGATGCAGATCCTGCTTCTCAAGGTGTCGGCTCACATCACAGAGCAGCTGGGCATGGCGCCAGGGGGGGAGTTCAGGGAGGCCTTCAGAGAG GCTGGCAAGGTGCCCTTCTGTAAGTTCCACCTGGGGGACCGGCCCATTCCTGTCACCTTCAAGAGAGCCATCGCAGCGCTGTCCCTGTGGCAGAAAATGAAGCTGGCCTGGGGGCTGTGCTTCCTCTCCGACCCCATCAG TAAGGAGGATGTTGAGAAGTGTAAGCAGAAGGACTTGCTGGAGCAGACCATGTCAGAGATGATCGGGGAGTTCCCTGACCTGCACCGCACCATCGTGGCTGAGAGAGACATCTACCTCACCTACATGCTGAAACAGGCAGCCCAGAGAGTGGAGCTCCCTGCACTGcaagaga AGGTCCCGGCAGTGGTGGTGGGCGTGGTCGGGATGGGTCACGTTCCTGGGATTGAGAGAAACTGGGATACACCACTCAACATCCAGGAGATCATGAG TGTCGCGCCCCCCTCCCTCTCCAGCACTGTGGTGAAGACGGTTCTGAAGGGCTCGGTTCTGGGGATTCTGGGATACGCGTGTTACCGGGCCGGCTCTGGCGTGGGTCGAGTTCTGCTGTCAGTGCCGGTGGTCCAGACCTTCATGAGACGCTTCGTGCCCAGTGGGCCCTGA